Proteins encoded together in one Deinococcus irradiatisoli window:
- a CDS encoding Asp23/Gls24 family envelope stress response protein, with protein sequence MELEISKNVLTDIATSTLERIPGLMIAAAAARPGNLGTSLSGSLGSLSAGESPLARRPKALKITREGQQVSLEVGVNIEYGKNLQALSQQAQRALQENIELMTGLKVKAVNVTVQGLTLPSNAPAGSP encoded by the coding sequence ATGGAACTTGAAATCAGCAAAAATGTGCTTACCGATATCGCCACCTCCACCCTGGAGCGCATTCCGGGGCTGATGATCGCCGCGGCCGCCGCCCGTCCCGGCAACCTGGGCACCTCGCTGAGCGGCTCGCTGGGCAGCCTCAGCGCCGGCGAGTCGCCGCTCGCGCGCCGGCCCAAGGCGCTCAAGATCACCCGCGAGGGCCAGCAGGTCAGCCTCGAGGTGGGCGTGAACATCGAGTACGGCAAGAACCTCCAGGCCCTCTCGCAGCAGGCCCAGCGCGCTTTGCAGGAAAACATCGAGCTGATGACCGGCCTCAAGGTGAAGGCCGTCAACGTCACGGTGCAGGGGCTGACCTTGCCGAGCAACGCTCCGGCGGGGTCGCCGTGA
- the nusB gene encoding transcription antitermination factor NusB, protein MTRRERAAQPSGTRRAAREFAFRVLFEVGQGGGDVQQVYNRAEGAMLSGDDTYPHLNEQALAFAHDLTFGYQQHAAEIDGLLQRTIRGWSFEQMAQTDLNVLRLAVFEMLHLGEAHPPVIESAVRIARKYGGDDSGRFVNGVLGGLARSLEAGAGAGAGTPETH, encoded by the coding sequence GTGACCCGCCGCGAACGCGCCGCGCAGCCGAGCGGCACCCGCCGTGCGGCGCGCGAATTCGCTTTCCGGGTGCTGTTCGAGGTCGGCCAGGGCGGCGGCGACGTGCAGCAGGTCTACAACCGCGCCGAGGGCGCCATGCTCTCCGGCGACGACACCTACCCGCACCTCAACGAGCAGGCCCTGGCCTTCGCCCACGACCTGACCTTCGGCTACCAGCAGCACGCGGCCGAGATCGACGGTCTGCTGCAGCGCACCATTCGCGGCTGGAGCTTCGAGCAGATGGCCCAGACCGACCTCAACGTCCTGCGGCTGGCGGTGTTCGAGATGCTTCACCTCGGCGAGGCCCACCCGCCGGTCATCGAGAGCGCGGTGCGGATCGCCCGCAAGTACGGCGGCGACGATTCGGGCCGTTTCGTCAACGGAGTGCTCGGCGGCCTCGCGCGCAGCCTGGAAGCCGGAGCCGGGGCCGGGGCCGGCACGCCGGAGACGCATTGA
- a CDS encoding bifunctional 5,10-methylenetetrahydrofolate dehydrogenase/5,10-methenyltetrahydrofolate cyclohydrolase produces the protein MSAAVLAGPPAAQALLDQARARAAQLPRRPELHVIRLGDDPASLSYVSLKEKKALEVGLGSTVHALPETTSEAELLGLIERLNADPAVSGLLVQLPLPEGIDSGRVLDAVSPDKDVDGFHPVNVGRLWSGAPALPPCTPAGVVALLDHYGLPIAGQRAVIVGRSNIVGKPLAALLLARDATVTLAHSRTPDLSDLTRQAELLVVAVGQAHLITAEMVRPGATVIDVGVNRVGLSKSGKARLAGDVHPDAAEVAAALTPVPGGVGPMTVAQLIMNTVLAAERLQAGEGPQELVAVPPL, from the coding sequence TTGAGCGCCGCCGTTCTCGCCGGACCTCCGGCGGCCCAGGCCCTGCTCGATCAGGCCCGCGCCCGCGCCGCCCAGCTGCCGCGTCGCCCGGAACTGCACGTCATCCGGCTGGGCGACGATCCGGCCAGCCTGAGTTACGTCAGCCTCAAGGAAAAGAAAGCGCTGGAAGTGGGCCTGGGCAGCACCGTTCACGCCCTGCCCGAAACCACCAGCGAAGCCGAGCTCCTCGGCCTGATCGAGCGCCTCAACGCCGATCCGGCGGTCAGCGGCCTGCTGGTGCAGCTGCCGCTGCCGGAAGGCATCGACAGTGGCCGGGTGCTCGACGCGGTGAGTCCCGACAAGGACGTGGACGGCTTTCATCCGGTGAATGTGGGCCGCCTGTGGAGCGGCGCGCCGGCCCTGCCGCCCTGCACGCCCGCCGGGGTGGTGGCGCTGCTCGACCATTATGGGTTGCCTATCGCCGGGCAGCGGGCGGTGATCGTGGGCCGCAGCAACATCGTGGGCAAGCCGCTGGCGGCCCTGCTGCTGGCCCGCGACGCCACCGTGACGCTGGCGCACTCGCGCACGCCGGACCTGAGCGATCTGACCCGGCAGGCCGAGCTGCTGGTGGTGGCGGTGGGTCAGGCACACCTGATCACCGCCGAGATGGTTCGGCCCGGGGCAACCGTGATTGACGTGGGCGTCAACCGGGTGGGCCTGAGCAAGAGCGGCAAGGCCAGGCTCGCCGGAGACGTGCATCCGGACGCGGCCGAGGTCGCCGCCGCCCTGACCCCGGTGCCCGGCGGCGTCGGCCCCATGACGGTGGCGCAGCTGATCATGAACACCGTGCTGGCCGCCGAGCGCCTTCAGGCCGGCGAAGGGCCGCAGGAACTCGTGGCTGTGCCGCCGCTCTGA
- a CDS encoding divergent PAP2 family protein, whose protein sequence is MNSFAELLSNRWLWTAVLSSTGAQVIKVMLILMFEGRWRPEKFLETGGMPSSHSAMVSALATGVALTEGLGSPLFAAASTFALIVMYDATGVRHSSGQQARLINELVEELRAVVREGFAPKPLRVLLGHTYLEVLVGIIIGVLAAFLSFRWL, encoded by the coding sequence GTGAATTCGTTTGCCGAACTGCTCAGCAACCGCTGGCTGTGGACGGCGGTGCTGTCGAGTACCGGCGCGCAGGTCATCAAGGTGATGCTGATCCTGATGTTCGAGGGCCGCTGGCGACCGGAAAAATTCCTGGAAACCGGCGGCATGCCCAGCAGTCACAGCGCCATGGTCTCGGCCCTGGCGACCGGCGTGGCGCTCACCGAGGGGCTGGGCAGCCCGCTGTTCGCGGCAGCGAGTACCTTCGCGCTGATCGTGATGTACGACGCCACCGGTGTGCGCCACAGCAGCGGCCAGCAGGCCCGGCTGATCAACGAACTGGTGGAAGAACTCCGGGCGGTGGTGCGCGAAGGCTTCGCGCCCAAGCCGCTGCGGGTGCTGCTGGGCCACACCTACCTGGAAGTACTGGTGGGCATCATCATCGGGGTGCTGGCGGCATTCCTGTCGTTCCGCTGGCTGTAA
- the aspS gene encoding aspartate--tRNA(Asn) ligase, with protein MTTPPITDQPKLARTLTRDLGQFEGQTVKLQGFVHARRDLGGVQFVVLRDKSGVAQCVGSGLHLPLPESSVEITGTVKAHPKAPGGFEVQIGELRVLSAATQAAPVEIPKMEWNVNPETMLDYRYVSVRGLRERAALRVQGEIVQTFHTYLRAQGFTEISTPKIVSAGAEGGANLFKLDYFGEQAYLAQSPQLYKQIMVGVFERVYEVAPVYRAEEHATSRHLNEYLSLDVEMGFIEDEEDVMELENGLMAAIMAHLKEACAAEFELLGASIPAVPARIPRITLMEARQLVTEKFGHHVGGKDLDPEAERLLCQHYAETEGSDFVFVTKYPRAARPFYTHADHNPDGSLNPDFTRGFDLLFRGIEITSGGQRIHDHAMLMDSIRAYKMNPEAMVGYSEVFKYGMPPHGGFAIGAERLTAKLLGISNVRYARAFPRDRHRLTP; from the coding sequence ATGACCACCCCGCCGATCACCGATCAGCCCAAGCTCGCCCGCACCCTCACGCGGGACCTGGGCCAGTTCGAGGGCCAGACCGTCAAGCTGCAAGGTTTCGTTCACGCCCGGCGCGATCTGGGCGGCGTGCAGTTCGTGGTGCTGCGCGACAAGTCCGGTGTGGCCCAGTGCGTCGGCAGCGGCCTGCACCTGCCGCTGCCGGAAAGCAGCGTGGAGATCACCGGCACCGTCAAGGCCCACCCCAAAGCGCCCGGCGGCTTCGAGGTGCAGATCGGGGAGCTGAGGGTGCTCTCGGCGGCGACCCAGGCCGCCCCGGTCGAGATTCCCAAGATGGAATGGAACGTCAACCCCGAAACCATGCTCGATTACCGCTACGTCTCGGTGCGCGGCCTGCGCGAGCGGGCGGCCCTCAGGGTGCAGGGCGAGATCGTGCAGACCTTCCACACCTACCTGCGCGCCCAGGGCTTTACCGAGATCAGCACCCCCAAGATCGTCTCGGCCGGGGCCGAGGGCGGCGCCAACCTCTTCAAGCTCGACTACTTCGGCGAGCAGGCCTACCTGGCCCAGAGCCCGCAGCTCTACAAGCAGATCATGGTGGGCGTGTTCGAGCGCGTCTACGAGGTGGCCCCGGTGTACCGCGCCGAGGAGCACGCCACCAGCCGCCACCTCAACGAGTACCTCTCGCTGGACGTGGAGATGGGCTTTATCGAGGATGAGGAAGACGTGATGGAGCTGGAAAACGGCTTGATGGCCGCCATCATGGCCCACCTCAAGGAGGCGTGCGCCGCCGAGTTTGAGTTGCTGGGCGCCAGCATTCCGGCGGTGCCGGCCCGCATTCCGCGCATCACGCTGATGGAGGCCCGTCAGCTGGTCACCGAGAAGTTCGGGCACCACGTCGGCGGCAAAGACCTCGATCCGGAAGCCGAGCGGCTGCTGTGCCAGCACTACGCCGAGACCGAGGGGAGCGATTTCGTGTTCGTGACCAAGTACCCGCGCGCCGCCCGGCCGTTTTACACTCACGCCGACCACAACCCCGACGGCAGCCTCAACCCCGATTTCACCCGCGGCTTCGACCTGCTGTTTAGGGGCATCGAGATCACCTCCGGCGGGCAGCGCATCCACGACCACGCCATGCTGATGGACTCGATCCGCGCCTACAAAATGAACCCCGAGGCGATGGTCGGCTACTCGGAAGTCTTCAAGTACGGCATGCCCCCGCACGGCGGCTTCGCCATCGGGGCCGAGCGCCTGACCGCCAAGCTGCTGGGCATCAGCAACGTGCGTTACGCCCGCGCCTTTCCGCGTGACCGCCACCGCCTGACCCCCTGA
- a CDS encoding 3'(2'),5'-bisphosphate nucleotidase CysQ has product MTAPYAAERRLAEKLARQAGEVLLAHRAAGFQVNYKTSQDDPVTVADTEASALIVAGLRAAFPDDGILSEELTDTAERLGKRRVWIIDPIDGTKEYVEGSTDFAVSIGLAVDGEAVMGVVYAPAQQALYSGEVGVGVFRNGEPAGFSARPPQQAVIWVSDTEYKRELHQYPLANMRPSGSIALKLALIAAGETDATFTMSPRASWDLAAGMALVRAAGGTVTRRGGGRIELNAPQTSIRQGLIGGRSDVVAWLEQELARLAVPEQQLNLVESDAAWALLPPPEQERLRGEAHLHLRHAAGQMVALLLLRPAGPALEVVRAEGDAAHLKVLVRDVTRAYGPLQGSPTFS; this is encoded by the coding sequence ATGACTGCCCCCTACGCCGCCGAGCGCCGCCTCGCCGAGAAGTTGGCCCGCCAGGCCGGAGAAGTGCTGCTCGCCCACCGTGCCGCCGGCTTCCAGGTGAACTACAAGACCTCCCAGGACGATCCGGTGACCGTCGCCGACACCGAGGCCTCGGCCCTGATCGTCGCCGGCCTGCGCGCCGCATTTCCGGACGACGGCATCCTCTCCGAGGAACTCACCGATACCGCCGAGCGCCTCGGCAAGCGCCGGGTCTGGATCATCGACCCGATCGACGGCACCAAGGAGTACGTGGAGGGCAGCACCGACTTTGCCGTCAGCATCGGCCTGGCGGTGGACGGCGAGGCGGTGATGGGGGTGGTCTACGCCCCGGCCCAGCAGGCGCTCTACAGCGGCGAGGTCGGGGTGGGGGTGTTCAGGAACGGCGAGCCGGCAGGGTTCAGCGCCCGCCCGCCCCAGCAGGCGGTCATCTGGGTGTCGGACACCGAATACAAGCGCGAACTGCACCAGTATCCGCTCGCCAACATGCGGCCTTCCGGCAGCATCGCCCTCAAGCTGGCCTTGATCGCGGCGGGAGAAACCGACGCCACCTTCACCATGTCGCCGCGCGCGTCGTGGGACCTCGCGGCGGGCATGGCGCTCGTTCGGGCGGCCGGCGGAACCGTGACCCGGCGCGGCGGTGGCCGCATCGAACTCAACGCGCCGCAGACCAGCATCCGCCAGGGGCTGATCGGCGGGCGAAGCGACGTGGTGGCGTGGCTGGAGCAGGAACTCGCCCGCCTGGCGGTGCCGGAGCAGCAGCTCAACCTCGTCGAGAGTGACGCGGCCTGGGCGCTGCTGCCGCCGCCAGAGCAGGAACGCCTGCGCGGCGAGGCGCACCTGCACCTGCGGCACGCGGCGGGACAGATGGTGGCGCTGCTGCTGCTGCGGCCCGCCGGGCCGGCACTCGAGGTCGTGCGGGCCGAGGGCGACGCCGCCCACCTGAAGGTGCTGGTGCGCGACGTGACGCGGGCCTACGGCCCCTTACAGGGGTCGCCGACGTTTTCCTGA
- a CDS encoding DegV family protein: protein MIAIITDSTSDLSAELKERYSIVSVPLYVLFGGEMHRDDIDITTAQLFKGIKEGQKMPSTSQPSPAEFAAVYAEALKTADEVLSLHISGQLSGTVGSARLAAQDFGGKVTVFDTGSASMGLGLMAVRAAQLARDGKSVAEIVSELETIKAKSYIVFTVETLEFLRRNGRIGGAQALLGGLLNIKPILSVKGGRVESSGRERGQKKATANLIAQARDYIAREGRARLAFVHTPGGEDNILEVKAALLGADFEDAGTYNFGAVVGTHTGPGTYGIVMEPLSA from the coding sequence ATGATTGCCATCATCACTGACTCGACGAGTGACCTCTCGGCGGAGCTTAAGGAGCGCTACTCGATTGTCAGCGTGCCGCTGTACGTGCTGTTCGGCGGTGAAATGCACCGTGACGACATCGACATCACCACCGCGCAGCTGTTCAAGGGCATCAAGGAAGGCCAGAAGATGCCCTCCACCAGCCAGCCGAGCCCGGCCGAGTTCGCCGCCGTGTACGCCGAGGCGCTCAAGACGGCCGATGAGGTGCTGAGCCTGCACATCAGCGGGCAGCTGTCCGGCACCGTGGGCAGCGCCCGGCTGGCCGCGCAGGATTTCGGCGGCAAGGTCACGGTGTTCGACACCGGCAGCGCCAGCATGGGCCTGGGCCTGATGGCCGTGCGCGCCGCCCAGCTGGCCCGGGACGGCAAGAGCGTGGCCGAGATCGTTTCGGAGCTGGAAACGATCAAGGCCAAGAGCTACATCGTCTTCACGGTGGAAACGCTCGAATTCCTGCGGCGCAACGGGCGCATCGGCGGCGCGCAGGCGCTGCTCGGCGGCCTGCTGAACATCAAGCCGATTCTGTCGGTCAAGGGCGGGCGGGTCGAGTCCTCGGGGCGCGAACGCGGCCAGAAGAAGGCCACCGCCAACCTGATCGCCCAGGCCCGCGACTACATCGCCAGGGAAGGCCGCGCCCGGCTGGCCTTCGTGCACACCCCCGGCGGCGAGGACAACATTCTGGAAGTCAAGGCCGCCCTGCTCGGGGCCGACTTCGAGGACGCCGGCACCTACAACTTCGGCGCGGTGGTGGGCACCCACACCGGCCCCGGCACCTACGGCATCGTGATGGAACCGCTCAGCGCCTGA
- a CDS encoding serine hydrolase produces MALKIGRYVVLAAVLGLGYAAMRPGPAAPGAHPAAASSAQIPATPALSPAGAAPTPAESVAETPLPPGCLSAPPAPPAPPPPPALNGQLGLYVAVIDPQTLQPLRARAFLPNSEFPLASTYKQAVLWALLKQVDAGTVDLGEKFSVTREAQSLGDYPYDGTTARQLAERMIQHSDNTATDLLHRKVGLQNVQQVADDLKLCRTRLILPTKAWWTAQAGLSPTFAGTHLWSAATGEKRLQLAELIDADARKLRADYLQSRLNTYFDERYNPTDDLKVHNFSTPYELSTLVAHEFLRPGLSPASQNLQRKLMALGFGKSALIPIPIAEWGGKGGNGWKILTFSGYFKTKGGEHVVYAFMLHGSNQTYTMPLTRYAFQWIRSSLQQILAVGDGGKAPD; encoded by the coding sequence ATGGCTTTGAAGATAGGACGTTACGTGGTACTCGCGGCGGTGCTGGGTCTGGGCTACGCCGCCATGCGCCCCGGTCCGGCGGCGCCCGGCGCTCATCCGGCAGCGGCCAGCAGCGCCCAGATTCCCGCCACGCCGGCGCTTTCCCCCGCTGGCGCAGCGCCGACCCCGGCTGAGAGCGTGGCCGAAACGCCGCTGCCGCCCGGCTGCCTTTCGGCGCCGCCGGCCCCGCCGGCCCCCCCACCTCCGCCGGCCCTCAACGGTCAGCTGGGCCTGTACGTGGCGGTGATCGATCCGCAGACCCTGCAACCCCTGCGGGCGCGGGCCTTTTTGCCGAACAGCGAGTTTCCGCTGGCGAGCACCTACAAGCAGGCGGTGCTGTGGGCGCTGCTCAAGCAGGTGGACGCCGGGACGGTCGATCTCGGCGAGAAGTTTAGCGTGACGCGCGAGGCCCAGAGCCTGGGCGACTACCCCTACGACGGCACCACCGCCCGGCAACTCGCCGAGCGGATGATCCAGCATTCCGACAACACCGCCACCGACCTGCTGCACCGCAAAGTCGGCTTGCAGAACGTGCAGCAGGTGGCCGACGATCTGAAGCTGTGCCGCACCCGCCTGATTCTGCCGACCAAGGCCTGGTGGACGGCGCAGGCCGGGCTCTCGCCCACCTTCGCCGGCACCCACCTGTGGAGCGCGGCGACCGGCGAGAAGCGCCTGCAACTCGCCGAACTCATCGACGCCGACGCCCGGAAGCTGCGCGCCGATTACCTGCAAAGCCGCCTGAACACCTACTTCGACGAGCGCTACAACCCCACCGACGACCTGAAGGTGCACAACTTCAGCACGCCCTACGAACTTTCGACGTTGGTGGCGCACGAATTCCTGCGCCCTGGCCTGAGCCCCGCTTCGCAGAACCTGCAGCGCAAGCTGATGGCGCTGGGCTTCGGCAAGTCGGCCCTGATCCCGATTCCCATCGCCGAGTGGGGCGGCAAGGGCGGCAACGGCTGGAAAATCCTGACCTTCAGCGGCTACTTCAAGACCAAGGGCGGCGAGCATGTGGTGTACGCCTTCATGCTGCACGGCTCCAACCAGACCTACACCATGCCGCTGACCCGCTACGCCTTTCAGTGGATTCGCAGCTCGCTGCAGCAGATTCTGGCGGTCGGCGACGGCGGTAAAGCGCCGGATTGA
- a CDS encoding ABC transporter permease, whose amino-acid sequence MANVWTVTQQELRSTLRDRRTLMSTVLVPLLMIPLFTVGLPLLLGTLFGGQAQTRQTVGVVGELPPALKSQLEQDSKSGKGVRLLPVGDPTAAVQQGDVDAALKVQTRLPSEAGNSGTLQLFYKVGNLKAESGAADKVKSAVSAYNDALVGRKLAQLGLTPTLLTPVKLSVVNASNAAEASSGALAFIIPLFLLQFILAGATAAATDSTAGERERGTFEALLATPTPRHTLLLGKLLATTLTALTAAAFSVLGLSLSAPIALLVTPAGQSAAQSATQQAFGGSLVLGAGGLLAVLLTATTAALVISALLLTLSLFARSVREAQTYIAPLTLLIVLPATLLQFADFLRASDALYAAPLVGSMLVVLDTVKGALSWPHLLLSLGGNVLMAALLTLLATRLFGREGVAFKK is encoded by the coding sequence GTGGCTAACGTCTGGACGGTGACCCAGCAGGAACTGCGCTCCACCCTGCGCGACCGGCGCACCCTGATGAGCACGGTGCTGGTGCCGCTGCTGATGATTCCCCTCTTCACGGTGGGCCTGCCGCTGCTGCTGGGCACCCTCTTCGGCGGGCAGGCCCAGACCCGGCAGACGGTAGGTGTGGTGGGCGAGTTGCCGCCGGCCCTGAAAAGCCAGCTGGAGCAGGACAGCAAAAGCGGCAAGGGCGTGCGCCTGCTGCCGGTGGGCGACCCCACCGCCGCCGTGCAGCAGGGTGACGTGGACGCCGCCCTCAAGGTGCAGACCCGTCTGCCCAGCGAAGCCGGAAACAGCGGCACCTTGCAGCTCTTTTACAAGGTCGGCAACCTCAAGGCCGAGAGCGGCGCGGCCGACAAGGTCAAGTCGGCGGTTTCGGCGTACAACGACGCCCTGGTGGGCCGCAAACTGGCGCAGCTGGGCCTGACCCCCACCCTGCTGACGCCGGTCAAGCTCAGCGTCGTGAACGCCAGCAACGCGGCCGAAGCCAGCAGCGGGGCGCTGGCCTTCATCATTCCGCTGTTTTTGCTGCAATTCATCTTAGCCGGGGCCACCGCCGCCGCCACCGACAGCACCGCCGGGGAGCGCGAGCGCGGCACCTTCGAGGCCCTGCTGGCGACCCCCACGCCGCGCCACACCCTGCTGCTCGGCAAGCTGCTGGCGACCACCCTGACGGCCCTCACCGCCGCCGCCTTCAGCGTGCTGGGCCTGAGCCTCAGCGCCCCGATCGCCTTACTGGTCACCCCCGCCGGGCAGAGCGCGGCCCAGAGCGCCACCCAGCAGGCCTTCGGCGGCTCGCTGGTGCTGGGCGCGGGCGGACTGCTGGCGGTGCTGCTCACGGCCACCACGGCGGCGCTGGTGATCAGCGCTTTGCTGCTGACCCTGTCGTTGTTCGCCCGCTCGGTACGCGAGGCGCAGACCTACATCGCGCCGCTGACCCTGCTGATCGTGCTGCCCGCCACCCTGCTGCAATTCGCCGACTTCCTGCGCGCCAGCGACGCGCTGTACGCCGCGCCGCTGGTGGGCAGCATGCTGGTGGTGCTCGACACCGTCAAGGGCGCGCTGAGCTGGCCGCACCTGCTGCTGAGCCTGGGCGGCAACGTGCTGATGGCGGCGCTGCTGACCCTGCTCGCCACCCGCCTGTTCGGGCGCGAGGGGGTGGCCTTCAAGAAGTAG
- a CDS encoding ATP-binding cassette domain-containing protein, with protein MLDIRQLGKAYGDFQALRSVTLQAQAGEVFGLLGANGAGKTTLLRTLATLLSPTSGSASVAGFDIVRQAPQVRARIGLVSGGMGLHDRLTGRETLRYFASLYGLSAEHAEERIGVLDEQLDLRDLLDVRAGGFSTGMKQKIVVARALIHDPPVLLLDEAASGLDVLARRTLLDLVLTLRSRERLIVYSTHVMSEVEELCDRLAVISGGEVLQVGSAAQLVAESGEKNLERAFFKLLSAQQEAARG; from the coding sequence ATGCTCGACATCCGGCAGCTCGGCAAAGCGTACGGCGACTTTCAGGCGCTGCGCAGCGTGACCTTGCAGGCCCAGGCCGGCGAAGTGTTCGGCCTTCTGGGGGCCAACGGCGCGGGCAAGACCACCCTGCTGCGCACCCTCGCGACCCTGCTCTCCCCCACTTCCGGTTCGGCCAGCGTGGCGGGCTTCGACATCGTGCGCCAGGCCCCGCAGGTGCGTGCCCGCATCGGACTGGTCAGCGGCGGCATGGGCCTGCACGACCGCCTCACCGGGCGCGAGACGCTGCGCTACTTCGCCTCGCTCTACGGCCTGAGCGCCGAGCACGCCGAGGAGCGCATCGGGGTTCTCGATGAACAGCTCGATCTGCGCGACCTGCTCGACGTGCGGGCCGGGGGCTTTTCCACCGGCATGAAGCAGAAGATCGTGGTGGCGCGGGCGCTGATTCACGACCCGCCGGTGCTGCTGCTCGACGAGGCGGCCAGCGGGCTGGACGTGCTGGCCCGGCGCACCCTGCTGGACCTGGTGCTGACCCTGAGAAGCCGCGAGCGCCTGATCGTCTACTCCACCCACGTGATGAGCGAGGTCGAGGAGTTGTGTGACCGGCTGGCGGTGATTTCCGGCGGCGAGGTGCTGCAGGTGGGCAGCGCGGCGCAACTGGTGGCCGAGTCCGGCGAGAAGAACCTGGAGCGGGCGTTTTTCAAGCTGCTCTCGGCGCAACAGGAGGCGGCGCGTGGCTAA
- a CDS encoding helix-turn-helix transcriptional regulator, whose protein sequence is MKNRIKVLRAEHNLTQAELADKLDVSRQTVNALETGKYDPSLPLAFKLARLFRRRIEDVFIDEPGPDEAELS, encoded by the coding sequence ATGAAAAACCGCATCAAGGTGCTCCGGGCCGAGCACAACCTGACCCAGGCGGAACTCGCCGACAAGCTCGACGTGTCGCGCCAGACCGTCAACGCGCTGGAAACCGGCAAGTACGACCCCAGCCTGCCGCTGGCCTTCAAACTGGCCCGGCTGTTTCGGCGCCGCATCGAAGACGTTTTTATCGATGAACCCGGCCCTGACGAAGCGGAGCTTTCATGA
- a CDS encoding PIG-L deacetylase family protein: MTPTHPTLLAVFAHPDDEAFSVGGTLAHYAQKGVKVVLACATRGEAGKITDPSMTISDLGQHREDELRRATAALGIPDPVFLDYHDSGRYERTRHDDPLALMNVNPFAAELKIRDLIAEVRPDIMITFDPHGGYGHIDHLQIHRAAAAAFFSSGGVEGGGPQRLYFTALSVQAAQGLSRMGQDLDPNIYGVSENTVAVRMDVSAQAERKKAALAAHGSQTGPESRFAQMSPEERAMMEERLLGKEGFSIGGTRTGLPAFPLRGLFDGLPGFEALDD, from the coding sequence ATGACGCCGACACATCCGACCCTCCTTGCCGTCTTCGCCCACCCCGACGACGAAGCGTTCAGCGTGGGCGGCACGCTGGCCCACTACGCCCAGAAAGGCGTGAAGGTGGTGCTGGCCTGCGCCACGCGCGGCGAGGCCGGCAAAATCACCGACCCGAGCATGACCATCAGCGACCTCGGCCAGCACCGCGAGGACGAACTGAGGCGCGCCACCGCCGCGCTGGGCATTCCTGACCCGGTGTTTCTGGATTACCACGATTCGGGCCGCTACGAGCGCACCCGCCACGACGATCCGCTGGCCCTAATGAACGTCAACCCCTTTGCCGCCGAACTCAAGATTCGTGATCTGATCGCCGAGGTGCGCCCCGACATCATGATCACCTTCGATCCGCACGGTGGGTACGGCCACATCGACCACCTGCAGATTCACCGGGCCGCCGCCGCCGCCTTTTTCAGCAGTGGCGGAGTCGAAGGCGGCGGGCCGCAGCGCCTGTACTTCACGGCCCTGAGCGTGCAGGCGGCCCAGGGGCTCTCGCGTATGGGGCAGGACCTCGATCCCAACATCTACGGCGTCAGCGAGAACACCGTGGCGGTCCGGATGGACGTGTCGGCGCAGGCCGAGCGCAAGAAGGCCGCGCTGGCCGCCCACGGCTCGCAGACCGGCCCCGAGAGCCGCTTCGCGCAGATGTCTCCGGAGGAGCGGGCCATGATGGAAGAGCGCCTGCTCGGCAAGGAAGGGTTCTCTATCGGCGGCACCCGCACCGGCCTGCCGGCTTTTCCGCTTCGCGGTCTGTTCGACGGGTTGCCGGGGTTCGAAGCGCTCGACGACTGA